The Allocatelliglobosispora scoriae genome contains a region encoding:
- a CDS encoding FtsK/SpoIIIE domain-containing protein — protein MNERIDQAAGLHRHAAAVTAAAAIALDNYLPSPRPDLAEQHELAARLRSAAEHLAPGWLGAPLDALPSTTPLGGSRRPEFVRIGTGQPLDDATFPMLVPLLGTGHLTFSADARDPRVGGVLRSIVLRLLATAPAGTLIVRAIDATESVFRSFQPLADAGLMPLAVADRDGLRAVLAEAEHWCRPTRPESDPKSARERKAKPRRRDRSMLLVIASLPSMTGAGELARIAALARTGPTHGLHLVVAGWPGAALSPETTQERLALATPIKVKNPHVLVGNPPGAAYSMGRSLNVPVYLDPEPPVELVQRVCEELGASFTQQGAVHLLDLLPDPDHGWWAESAAAGLSVSVGLAGDTQVSLHFADLTPHWLVGGRSGGGKTAFLIDVLYGLATRYDPEELALYLLDFKEGVSFSEFIPTPRDPSWLPHAFAVGIESDRAYGLAVLRDLDAEMSRRATIFKNAGVSRYVDLRNLGEVLPRIVCVIDEFQVLLAGTDRTATEAVALLESVARKGRSFGIHLILASQTVRGIEALYAKRDSIFGQFPVRVALPGGADVLEPNNDSAATLQLGTAIVNTAGGLGGPRGASRAHEKLVRFPDPHADQQILTALRQRLWQARSTEDTPPIVFSGFAAQHLDDDPTYQSLRLDARLYSKSQQPRALLGRRVDVTMTTADFAFDSSPGRHLAVLGPSADGADVLEAAVRSLAAQHEPSTVHFVLAPLVATEHERVFALAEDLIDMGHPVETVDKVGLADTFERDDAYLVVWGMDTASADPRGMLREGPARGLHLLGWWRQLRRFSEDIGGSSGREDVAGLVFLNAPAQEVSLLVGTNVEWEPRRGRALFHDRHTGETSVIVPYTGASS, from the coding sequence GTGAACGAGCGCATCGATCAGGCCGCCGGGCTGCACCGGCACGCCGCCGCCGTCACCGCCGCAGCGGCGATCGCACTCGACAACTATCTGCCGTCGCCGCGACCCGATCTCGCCGAGCAGCACGAGCTCGCCGCCCGATTGCGTTCCGCCGCTGAGCATCTCGCTCCGGGCTGGCTCGGTGCGCCGCTGGACGCGCTGCCGTCGACCACTCCGCTGGGCGGCAGCAGGCGCCCCGAGTTCGTGCGGATCGGCACCGGACAGCCGCTCGACGACGCGACGTTTCCCATGCTGGTGCCTCTGCTCGGCACCGGCCACCTGACCTTCAGCGCCGACGCCCGCGACCCCCGGGTCGGCGGCGTGCTGCGCTCCATCGTGCTGCGACTGCTCGCCACGGCACCGGCCGGCACCCTGATAGTGCGGGCGATCGATGCGACCGAGTCGGTCTTCCGGTCGTTCCAACCGCTCGCCGACGCCGGGCTGATGCCCCTGGCGGTCGCCGATCGCGACGGGCTGCGCGCGGTGCTCGCCGAGGCGGAGCACTGGTGCCGCCCGACCCGGCCCGAGAGCGACCCGAAATCGGCTCGCGAGCGCAAGGCGAAGCCCCGCCGCCGGGACCGCAGCATGCTGCTCGTCATCGCGAGCCTGCCGAGCATGACCGGTGCGGGCGAGCTGGCCCGGATCGCGGCGCTGGCCCGGACCGGACCCACGCACGGCCTGCACCTGGTCGTCGCGGGCTGGCCGGGCGCCGCACTGAGCCCCGAGACCACGCAGGAGCGACTCGCGCTCGCCACACCGATCAAGGTGAAGAACCCGCACGTGCTGGTCGGCAATCCGCCCGGGGCGGCCTACTCGATGGGGCGCAGCCTCAACGTGCCGGTCTATCTCGACCCGGAGCCGCCGGTCGAGCTGGTTCAGCGGGTCTGCGAGGAGCTCGGAGCGAGCTTCACCCAGCAGGGCGCGGTGCACCTGCTCGATCTGCTCCCCGATCCCGATCACGGCTGGTGGGCCGAGTCGGCCGCGGCCGGGCTCAGCGTCAGCGTCGGCCTCGCCGGGGACACCCAGGTCAGCCTGCACTTCGCCGACCTGACGCCGCACTGGCTGGTCGGCGGGCGTTCCGGCGGCGGCAAGACTGCCTTCCTCATCGACGTCCTCTATGGACTGGCGACCCGTTACGACCCCGAGGAGCTCGCGCTCTACCTCCTGGACTTCAAAGAGGGCGTCTCCTTCTCCGAGTTCATCCCGACACCGCGCGACCCGAGCTGGCTGCCGCACGCCTTCGCCGTCGGCATCGAGAGCGACCGGGCATACGGCCTCGCGGTGCTGCGCGATCTCGACGCGGAGATGAGCCGCCGGGCCACCATCTTCAAGAACGCGGGCGTCTCCCGCTATGTCGACCTGCGCAACCTCGGTGAGGTGCTGCCCCGGATCGTCTGTGTCATCGACGAGTTCCAGGTGCTGCTCGCCGGGACCGACCGCACCGCCACGGAAGCCGTCGCGCTGCTCGAATCCGTCGCGCGCAAGGGCCGGTCGTTCGGGATCCACCTGATCCTGGCGTCGCAGACCGTTCGCGGGATCGAAGCGCTCTATGCCAAGCGGGACTCGATCTTCGGCCAGTTCCCGGTCCGGGTGGCGCTGCCGGGCGGCGCAGACGTGCTGGAACCCAACAACGACTCCGCCGCGACCCTTCAGCTCGGCACGGCGATCGTCAACACGGCCGGTGGGCTCGGCGGTCCCCGTGGCGCGAGCCGGGCGCACGAGAAGCTCGTCCGCTTCCCCGATCCGCACGCCGACCAGCAGATCCTCACCGCGCTGCGGCAGCGGCTCTGGCAGGCACGCTCCACCGAGGACACCCCGCCGATCGTCTTCAGCGGTTTCGCGGCCCAGCACCTCGACGACGACCCGACATATCAGTCGCTGCGCCTGGACGCCCGGCTCTACTCGAAGTCGCAGCAGCCGCGGGCGCTGCTCGGGCGACGGGTCGACGTGACGATGACGACGGCCGATTTCGCCTTCGACTCCTCGCCCGGACGGCACCTCGCGGTGCTCGGCCCGTCGGCTGATGGGGCTGACGTACTCGAAGCGGCCGTTCGATCCCTCGCCGCGCAGCACGAGCCGAGCACCGTCCACTTTGTGCTCGCACCGCTCGTCGCCACCGAGCACGAGCGGGTCTTCGCGCTGGCCGAGGACCTCATCGACATGGGACACCCCGTCGAGACCGTGGACAAGGTGGGGCTCGCGGACACGTTCGAGCGCGACGACGCGTACCTGGTGGTGTGGGGCATGGACACGGCCTCGGCCGATCCGCGCGGCATGCTCCGGGAGGGTCCGGCTCGCGGCCTGCACCTGCTCGGCTGGTGGCGCCAGCTCCGCCGCTTCAGCGAGGACATCGGCGGCAGCTCCGGCCGCGAGGACGTGGCCGGCCTCGTCTTCCTCAACGCTCCCGCGCAGGAGGTCTCGCTGCTCGTCGGCACCAACGTCGAGTGGGAACCCCGCCGAGGACGCGCTCTCTTCCATGACCGCCACACCGGGGAGACCTCGGTGATCGTGCCCTACACCGGAGCGTCCTCGTGA
- a CDS encoding YbaK/EbsC family protein, whose protein sequence is MGTLETRPAPDATELLAAPVAKALTGLDGDVYVAPIDPTLADTAAFCEAYEVGLDVSANCVIVAGKRGDRVTYAACLVLATTRADVNGTVRRLIDARKASFAPMDDAVELTGMEYGGITPIGLPSEWRILIDSRVDATPWVIIGSGIRGSKILIEGALLKKLPNAEVITDLAA, encoded by the coding sequence ATGGGGACTCTGGAGACGCGTCCGGCACCGGACGCCACCGAGCTGCTCGCGGCCCCGGTCGCCAAGGCGCTCACCGGCCTCGACGGCGATGTCTACGTCGCGCCGATCGATCCGACCCTCGCCGACACCGCGGCCTTCTGCGAGGCCTACGAGGTCGGCCTCGACGTCTCCGCCAACTGCGTCATCGTGGCGGGCAAGCGGGGCGACCGGGTGACCTACGCGGCCTGCCTCGTGCTCGCCACCACCCGGGCCGATGTCAACGGGACGGTCCGCAGGCTGATCGACGCCCGCAAGGCGAGCTTCGCCCCGATGGACGACGCCGTCGAGCTCACCGGCATGGAGTATGGCGGGATCACCCCGATCGGCCTGCCGTCCGAGTGGCGGATTCTGATCGATTCCAGGGTGGACGCCACGCCGTGGGTCATCATCGGCTCCGGCATCCGAGGCAGCAAGATCCTCATCGAGGGCGCGCTGCTCAAGAAGCTCCCGAACGCGGAGGTCATCACCGATCTAGCAGCATAA
- a CDS encoding cation:proton antiporter encodes MNRIELLFLAVGALVVAMPLASRLNLPYPVLLTIVGIGVALIPGVPPIELDPDLILPVLLPPLLWTAASRTSWTHLKANMRPILALAVALVIVSAFAAAALITRLIPGVPWPLAFAVGAAMAPPDPVAATSVAGRLGLPHRMVSVIEGEGLGNDATALTLFNTGLASAAVGGTISWVAAAEELVVSSIGGVAIGLLVALIARKVLDWVTDATLAGAFSVVLPFGAYAAADAVGASGVLAVLATAMAVAAVRFQVLDAEARLVGRAFWEILDLLLTAFAFILIGLELRPIVQHANGSIKTSITAGIAVCALLIGVRLAWLLGAGLLADNLRLTSRPTPANWREALVLGWGGMRGVVTIAAALSLPTNLPHRAELILVTFVVVMGTLVLPGITLPWLVKVLKVGGIDRDAAQREIAVRVTEAMVSRLDELRDENEISAEVAAAWRERARNLVAALSPGGEADPRLADNVKRMRRHREVSGELFAAAQAEALRLREDRDFDPGAVDAVLGYLDRRLLVH; translated from the coding sequence ATGAATAGGATTGAGCTGCTCTTCCTCGCCGTCGGCGCGCTCGTCGTCGCCATGCCGTTGGCGAGCAGGCTCAACCTCCCCTATCCGGTGCTGCTGACGATCGTCGGGATCGGGGTGGCGCTCATTCCCGGCGTACCCCCGATTGAACTTGATCCTGACCTGATCCTGCCGGTGCTGCTGCCGCCGCTGCTCTGGACGGCGGCGAGTCGGACATCCTGGACGCACCTCAAGGCCAACATGCGGCCGATCCTCGCGCTCGCGGTCGCCCTGGTGATCGTGAGCGCGTTCGCCGCGGCCGCGCTGATCACCCGGCTGATCCCGGGGGTGCCGTGGCCGTTGGCGTTCGCGGTGGGTGCGGCGATGGCGCCGCCGGACCCGGTCGCGGCGACAAGCGTCGCGGGACGGCTCGGCCTGCCGCACCGGATGGTCTCGGTGATCGAGGGAGAAGGGCTCGGCAACGACGCGACGGCCCTGACGCTCTTCAACACCGGGCTCGCCTCGGCGGCGGTCGGCGGGACCATCTCCTGGGTCGCCGCCGCCGAGGAACTCGTCGTCTCCAGCATCGGCGGTGTCGCGATCGGGCTGCTCGTCGCCCTGATCGCGCGCAAGGTGCTGGACTGGGTGACCGACGCGACGCTGGCGGGGGCGTTCAGCGTGGTGCTGCCGTTCGGCGCCTACGCCGCCGCCGACGCGGTGGGCGCGAGCGGCGTGCTCGCGGTGCTGGCGACCGCGATGGCGGTGGCGGCGGTCCGGTTCCAGGTCCTCGACGCGGAGGCACGCCTGGTCGGCCGGGCGTTCTGGGAGATTCTCGACCTGCTGCTCACCGCGTTCGCCTTCATCCTTATTGGACTCGAACTCCGGCCGATCGTCCAGCACGCCAACGGATCGATCAAAACCTCCATCACCGCCGGCATCGCGGTGTGCGCGCTCCTCATCGGGGTACGCCTGGCGTGGCTCCTCGGCGCCGGCCTGCTCGCCGACAACCTGCGCCTGACCAGCCGCCCCACCCCCGCCAACTGGCGCGAAGCACTGGTTCTGGGCTGGGGCGGGATGCGAGGTGTCGTGACGATCGCCGCCGCGCTGAGCCTCCCGACGAACCTGCCGCACCGCGCGGAGCTGATCCTCGTCACCTTCGTCGTCGTCATGGGCACCCTCGTGCTGCCCGGCATCACCCTGCCGTGGCTGGTCAAGGTACTCAAGGTAGGCGGCATCGACCGTGACGCCGCCCAGCGGGAGATCGCGGTGCGGGTCACCGAGGCGATGGTGAGCCGCCTCGACGAACTTCGGGACGAGAACGAGATCAGTGCGGAGGTCGCGGCGGCCTGGCGCGAGCGGGCTCGCAACCTCGTCGCGGCATTGAGCCCCGGTGGGGAGGCCGATCCCCGCCTCGCCGACAACGTCAAGCGGATGCGGCGGCATCGCGAGGTGAGCGGAGAACTCTTCGCGGCGGCTCAGGCGGAGGCGTTGCGGCTGCGGGAGGATCGTGACTTCGACCCCGGCGCCGTCGATGCCGTTCTGGGTTATCTGGACCGCCGACTCCTGGTGCACTGA